The genomic stretch TGGAGACGCATTAAGGGGCCGTGTGTGGCGGCGAGGGAACGGAACAGGCGGTGGGGGCCGGAGGAGTCGCGGAGCATGAGGTGGAGGTTGCCGATGAGAGGGAGGGGTTTGGGGCGGGGGATGTGTGAGTAACTCTTTGCTGATTTTGAGAttgtgagagatttgacaaacaTGAAGAGGAAGatgttgagaaaaccgggtaattttctctcaaatagtgaaatgaaccgattcagtaatttcagagttaacccaatggggtctactcgataaaattacttctccaaataaattctttggaaagactggcgaggatactgtccctcttaaataccagattcctaacagaatttatcagtcggtgtatttatcacaatataaaaacacccaaaagaaccgtacaaaacactactaccaaacccgcaaataatattgaatacaatactactacagaaaataaacccagaaataaatgcggaacaaaatagataataaagaaagaacacacccggaactttgataacggagttcggccaaattgcctacgtctccgagcaccctctgcagagcccgcttatatTTAGACGGAGAAGAGAATACAATATTTGAGGTACATTACAAATGAGGGAGGAGTGCCCCTTTTATAGGCAGCCACTCCCCCCAATTTCCTAAtgcccaccgatgtgggacaaaataattgtcaaaattcaacaaatctccaccttgacaaAATTTCAAATCTCACCGAACACAAATCTTCTCCATCCAAACAAACGACTCGCGGTGCTTTCATATTGACGCAGTCAAGCGCCAGCTCCAAATCGCAGAATATTAACCAAGTCcaaacaatgttcaaacttgGCTCTCGTTACCACCTTGGTCAAcatatctgcaggattctcCAAAGTAGGAACCTTTCGGATgacaatttcctcttcttcgagaatttcccgcacaaaatgatagcgaacatcaatgtgcttcgtccttgcatgaaagacctgattctttgctaaatgaatagcactttggctgtcagaatatacttctagttgtttctgaccaacacctaattctttcagcaacccatAAAGCCAAATTGCCTCCTTCACAGCTTCAGTAATGGCCATGTACTCTGCCTCTGTCGTAGACAAAGCTACCGTTGACTGCAAGGTAGACTTCCAACTAATTGGCGCACTCGCTAAAGTGAACAAATAGCCCGTAGTAGATCTTCgcttatccaaatcaccagcatagtcggaatcacaatatccaactGCAAAATGACCAAGTGATTTATCCTGCTCAAACAACAAACCAATATCTACAGTATCTTTGATATACCGCAGGATCCATTTCACAGTTTGCCAATGACCCTTGCCTGGATcatgcatgtatctgctcacagtACCAACGGCATGTGAaatgtctggtcttgtacacaccattgcatacatcaagcttccaactgcGTTAGCATAGGGAACTTTCGCCATATATTCTCGCTCATCTTCCATTTTTGGAGATAACTGAGAACTAAGTTTCAAATGAGGAGCAAGCGGGGTACTTACAGGTTTGGAATCATCATTTATACCAAAACGCTGTAGTACTTTGGTCAAATATTGCTTCTGTGTCAGCCAAAGCTTGCCTCCCTCTCTATCCCTTGTAATCTCCATACCGAGAATCTTCTTGGCTttccccaaatccttcatctcgaactctttactcaattgagccttcaatctgtcaatttcaacttggctctttgatgctatcagcatatcatcaacgtataagagtaggtagatgtaggaaccatcttgaagtctgcgcaaatacacacagtggtcgtatttgcttcttgtgtacatctgatcctttataaacttgtcaaaccgtttgtaccactgtcttgaagactgcttcaatccgtacaacgatttgttcaacttgcaaacccaattttctttaccagcaaccttgaatccctccggttgggtcatatagatttcctccttcagatcaccgtgtaaaaacgcggtcttcacatcaagttgagctagctccaaattcaactgcgctaccaaagccaacaaaattctaatggaggaatgtttaacaacaggagaaaatacctcattgtaatcaattccctccTTCTGGGCGTAGCCTTTAGCTACCAATCTTGCTTTGTAGCGAACATCATTTCTGTCAGGAAATCCCTCTTTCTTTGCAAAAacccatttacatccaattACCTTCCTGCCTTCCGGCAATGGCATCAGCTTCCATGTCTTGTTCTTCTGAAGAGATTGCATCTATTCTTCCAAAGCACCTTTCCAACCATCGCTTTCTGAACTTTCAATAGCTTTCGAAAAGATACATGGAACAtcatcaacaactggaagcgcatatgctaccatatccgcaaatcgagcaggtttcttattttcccgcctcgttcgcctgactgcaattggctctgattgctgcgaaggttcttggggtggaacctcttcatcatccgactcttcttcttccataggagagtcatttgtggtgttcgtagttgggatcacaactgcttcttcgaactccacatgcttcggtgtatactccacctgctgcgaagtatcactactatttggatttaccttattcaacatggaagattcatcaaaggtaaCATCCCTACTTACAATCGTCTTCTTAGACTCCAAACACCATAACCGATATCCTTTAACACCAGCACTGAAACCCATAAACAAAGCCTTCTTTGCACGTGGATCCAATTTTGACTCAGtcacatgataatatgcaatagaaccaaaaatacgcaaagaatcataatcagttgctggtttaccggaccatacctctaaaggagtcttgccataaatggcagaacatggcaaacgattgacaatgtgttgagcgtatgtgatggcctcagcccaaaattttctgtctagcccagcattagacagcatacaacgaactttctccactagtgttcgattcatacgctctgacactccattctgctgtggtgtaTTTCTCACTGTGAAGTGCCGAACTATGCCACACTCTTGGCATGCATCTTGGAAAGGATCACTCTTGTATTCTCCACCGTTGTCAGATCGGAGaaccttgatcttcctccccatctgattttcaacttgagctttccatttcagaaaaatcccaaggacttcatttttgctcttcatagtgtacacccaaactctcctggaaaaatcatcaacaaaagtgacaaaataGTGTCTACCTCCAAGTGACGGAGTCTTGGCATGTCCCACACACATCTGAGTGCACGTAATCCAGAATTCCCTTCGTATTATGGATTGCAGTGCCAAATTTCACTCTTCGATGTTTTCCCAGAACACAATGCtcgcaaaactctaatttgcaagacttcgtacctttcaataatccttgcttggcgagaatttgcaatgatctctcaccagcatgtcccaatcgcatatgccaaagcttcgtcgcctctgcatccttcttgttactcgaagttgcagttgctactgtcccaacaactgtactaccttggtagtaatacaaattgttcttcctcacacctttcagcatcaccaatgctcctgaagttgctttaagaattccatctcgcatcatcacaactaggcctttagattctagggcccccaatgagatgagattcttcttcaactggggcacgtaccgcacatccttcaaaattctggtggatccatcctgattccgtagcttgattgagcctatcccggctgtcttacatggactgtcattccccatgtaaacaagtccgccattgagttcttcgaaatcaaagaaccactccctgatgggacacatatgataggtgcaacctgaatccaatatccactcgtctggatgcgatgttgaaggtgaaaccgtcaaagaacaatctgactccgcatcatttttgcattcagcaacatttgcatcttgcgaagccttttctttcttcttcaactttgggcagtctttcttccaatgtcctttctcataacagaaagcacactcatctttggcaactcgtcttttcgatttggaccttcctcttctctcctttgatcggccttgttgacgacctcttgccactaatgcttcatctgtaactgctttgcctttcattttatctgcctttcgcaattcattgactatacaaagcagaacatacagtatctaaagacacattctctttaccatggagtaatgtggtctccagatgttcaaattcatcaggtagagacgacaacaacatcaatgcCAGATCCTCATCCTCAAATTTCACATCTAAATTTAGCAGGTCTGCTACTAATTGGTTAAACAAAGTAATGTGTTCATTCATAGTGGTACCTGGTCGGTATTTAAATCGgaacaaccttttcttcataaggagcttattctgaccactcttcttcagaaatttgtcctccagtgtcttccacaatctatgtgcagaagtctcattcttgacagcatacttctgctccctggacagacacgaccgaattgttccacaagctaaccgatttatggtactccaatttttatcatctatatcttctggtttcttttcttcaatggcaatgtcaagaccttgctggaaaagagagtctagaacctccccctgccacataccaaaatggccagtaccgtcaaatatctccaccgtcaatttcatatttgacaatggaaacctcgaccacgatgacgaagaactagccttgttttcttgatcattacccgccattacagactcaaaataaagtattcaatattacaaacaaatagaacCAAGGATGAaccttggctctgataccacttgttgagaaaaccgggtaattttctctcaaatagtgaaatgaaccgattcagtaatttcagagttaacccaatggggtctactcgataaaattacttctccaaataaattctttggaaagactggcgaggacactgtccctcttaaataccagattcctaacagaatttatcagtcggtgtatatatcacaatataaaaacacccaacagaaccgtacaaaacactactaccaaacccgcaaataatattgaatacaatatccaaacagaaaataaaccaagaaataaatgcggaacaaaataaataataaagaaagaacacacccgaaactttgataacggagtttggccaaattgcctacgtctccgagcaccctctgcagagcccgcttatatTTAGACGGAGAAGAGAATACAATATTTGAGGTACATTACAAATGAAGGAGGAGTGCCCCTTTTATAGGCAGCCACTCCCCCCAATTTCCTAAtgcccaccgatgtgggacaaaatatttGTCAAAATTCAACAGAAGAGGAGAAAGGGAAGAAGAGCTATGAGAGTTGAGAGGATGCTAAACTCCATGGTTTGCAAGTTCTCTAGTTTTCTGATGTGAAATTTTTGTATGAGGTTATTCATCTATTTATAGCCTAAAATTTTGTCAACTTGCATGTTAATTGTTTTGTCAATGATTTATTTGGTAAATTGACCTCTAGTGCACACCAAACAGTTGGAGAACTCATCCTAAAAGACTGGTCTGTTAGAATAAAGAACTTATTTAGTCTATAAATCGTACACCGTTGCTCTTAACTTATTTAGTCTATAAATCGTACACCGGTTGCTCTTACGGCCGGTATGAGatattgagtccgtaacatgaTTCACATGATGGTTCTACCATATGTAAATAGGAGTAGTTTTATCAATAATACATTACATGTTGTACTTTGTAAGAGTATAATTGTTACTCCCCCATCCGCAAAATATTGTACAagtttgactcggcacgggttttaagaaatgtgaagaaaagtgagtagaaaaagttagtggaatgtaggtcccacatttatatatttgttttataataaaatgtgagtgtaatgagttagtggaaagtattgtccatttaccaaaattgaaaaaaaaggtgaagtggacaacattttacGGAAggatcaaaatgacaaaactagacaacatttcacggacggagagagtactaagATATTATATGTATCAATTTAGGTTTCTTAAGAATAGAAaacttaaaaattaattatcattgttactactagtttttagCCCGATGGAAAAACTCATAACCCAAACATTTGGATAAGCATTTGACAAATCTAATAcacaataaaattttatttcaattagtCCACAATCTGAATAGGTAAGCTTCTTAGTTAGTAATTAGTTCGGTCAGTGATTTAATAATCcctactattaattaattaatctttcGTGTGGATTCAATACAAGTGTCCCATCCAGTGGCGGACACACACACATGAAgagaggggcttaagcccctcccaaactttttttaaaaaaatatttttacttcaaaattatttaaattttctttgaAAGTAACTTCAGTCCTCACCAAGTTAAAGTGTTAGATGTCTAAATTGTTGGAATTTAACTGGAAGGAGGGACTGAAATTGAAAATTGCAGCGAAAAAATGTATATAACAATGGCCGCCGTATTGTTGGGGTTGGGAAGAAGATGGAAATAACAAAAAAGTTGtttaatgaatataaaaataataatagtaataaaatctgGAAAGACAATCTCTTATCCCTATTGAAACGTGTTCCACTTTTTATAACAATATAAGTATAACACTTAAATTTGAAATCGTTTCTACAAATTATACTTGACTAACGATTTTATGGCTCTTCTTTACCACTTTAATTGGTGAGTCcatttttccctttttcttttgtcATAGTTATTGTATTACATTCGTAAGGTTAATTTACATAGTATTTTATGGTTTATTGAACTATTTAAAAGTTTTTTTGTGTggttttcataattttaatttcttatagaaAGTAAACTTACATTCTAATATTCTTATAGAAAATAAACTACATTTCTAGGAGTAAAgtttacatttttaattaatttagtaattttttcttatatagaaatggaatatttttttttgaaaaaatgtgAAAGGGTAATTATTCATCTTCTATCTTCTCTACGTGCTAGAATTGTTGAATTAGTGGAAATCAGTATGCAAGAAGTTGAATTGGATTTGAATTATAGTATTTATGTTGGCACTTTatgtattaaatatttatacaattttattattgttgttgagatttttaatatatatatatattaatttatatattaatatagtatatattaatattgataATGAAAAATTTTAGTAAAGCCCCTGCTCAAATTTATTTTTGCGTCCGCCACTGGTCTCATCGTATTATGTTTACTCCTTATTCTGTTGACCGTGTTGGTTGTTAATTTACAATTAAGTCAATTACATCTCTCTAAAATTCTTGACAATTGAGTTAATTGTATCTCTCCAACATGACGCCATTTTATTTCAAACTTATTGGTAACAATACATCAAAAGGGGCATTTACTCGGTGTTAAACATACCGGCAATGCATAGAATAAATTCATGAGGCTCCCTCCTAAAATCAACTCGCAATAGAATGGAATCATATAGGATTGGAAATTTCTAacctataaaaaaattatttcaattagCCGCAAATCCGGATTGGACAAACGTGAAGTCTGATAGGTCGACCGCCACCACATAGTACTTTATAGAAAATTTCAGTTGTCACCTTATTAGTTTCTGTGACAGCTGATTTAATATATGAGTACTAAATCAACCTTAATTAGATGATTCACATGGGTGCGAAAGTGTCCCATCATGTTAGCTTATTTGCCTTGTTTTGTTGACCATGTTACTTGTAATTTACTAGAAAAAGTCatcttttatcttattttaattcatactccctcctccgtcccactttagcaATTTCATTGAGTTTTGCGCGAgtttaaagaattaaaaaaaaagttagcaAAAAAAATTAGTTAGTACATAGCCCACATATTTGAACATGTTCGATTGAATAATATGGAGAGCATTTTTAGTAGTACTCCATGGTTAGGTCAAATTATGGTTAAGTTTGAAAATCAATTAATATCATCCATCATTTTGATACTTTTAGTTTATTATCCCATGAACTTGGATTTATGGCAATCAGAAAATATTACGTGGACAATACACCCAGTCACTTAAACGATCGATGTCGTTCGTCTCACAACAAAATGACGCCATTTTATTTCAAACTTGTGGTATATGAAATGACATTTACTTTAAGTGATAAAATATAAAGAACCATTCTAAATTAACAAATACTATCACTCAAAGTAAATCCTccctaaattaattaatcaccTCTACAAAGGTCGCTTAACAATAGGGATTAAACACAAATGGTGTTTCCTATGAACGGTGGCGCCAAagccctcagccatatccaatTCTTCATATTTCATCCGGTTAGGCATTTCCCAATCAAAATGATAGAGAAGCATAGCAAGTGGAAGCTCCACGTTGGCAAGCCCGAACAACATGCCGGGACAGATTCTCCTTCCTGCGCCAAATGGTATATACTCAAGATTGCTCCCATTGAAATCATGGGAACTTTCCTCAAACCTCTCGGGCATAAACTTCTCAGGATCGTTCCAATACTCGGGATCTCTTCCCAGTGCCCATCCATTCACTATAACTCTGGTTCCTGCTGGGATTTCGTAACCGTTGATTTCACATCTTTGGGAGTTCACTTTGGGGATTAAGAGTGGGGCTGGTGGGTGCAATCTCAGAGTCTCCTTGATGATTAATTTGAGGTATTTTAGCTCATGGAACTTGTCTTCATCAATACGTGATCCCTCGTTGTCAAAAACCCTTCTGACTTCTTGTTGAGCTTTGATGAGTTTGCTATGGTTTTTAATCAGCTCTGACATTGCCCATTCTATTGTAGTAGCTGACGTGTCGGTTCCCGCAATAAACATATCCTGAAATGGAAAGTATGAGCTCAAATTGAAAAAACAACCATATCTATAATAATTGGGCATATGGGAAAGGATAAGCTGTTCCATGAGAGGGTCTTCAATAGGGgagtccgataatttttattctacttaaattaaaataccacaaataaaaatgaaaaaaaaaatgattaattggTGGCTTGGGCATGTTCAGTGTGGACAAGTTTTTTGGTGGCCCGGCCAAGTTTTGTGGCTTGGCTCAGGGCCACGGGCTTAACTATTGGAGACACCCTAAAATCCGTGAACAAGAATTGACCAAAGCGAACAGCTACAAACAACCACATTAACTTTTAGTTAtgtaaatgattttttttagagTTTTAATGTTATTAATAGTCTTTGAAAGTGACACGTAACATTAAAGATTCAAAAAAGAGTCATCAGTCTTAACTACAAAAAGATTTATTCCCTATTTTAGCCTTCTGTATAAAATAAATCTTATAAATCTGTCGTAATCTAGGCGATTGATCACCTTAAATCTAATGCCTCTAATTTGGCCTGAATTTCATATTTggactaaaaaaagaaaagcacATACCAATAACACTGCTTTGAGATTGTCGGTAGTTAAAGTCCCATCTTTTTCAAATCTGAGGAGAATATCCAAGAAACCTTCAAACTTGGCCTCATCATCGCCGTCATCCGCGGCCGCTCTCTGCTGCTCGATCATTCCATCGAGCACCTCGTCCAATTTGCGACGCATCCCCCGGATCTTGAACCGCGCCCCGGTGATCAACGGAAGCGATTTGACGGAAGGATAGAGGTCCGCCAACATGAACCCCGAAGTCAACTTTATAATTTCCATCAGTATCGAAATCATCATCTCCCGCTGCTCGGTTTTCGCCTTGTTCACGGCCGCCCTCACGATGACGTCGTACGACGACATGTAGAGCCTCTCCGAAAGATCAATTGTTGATCCTTCGCGAGAAGCGATCCAATTGCACATGATTGTGACTTCTTCTTCCCTTATGCGGCGGAAGGACCGCACGTGCCGGGCGCTGAGGAGCTCGACGGTGCAGATCTTCCGGAGGCGGCGCCAGTGGTCGCCGTGGGGGGAGAAGGTGATGCCGGAGGAGTTGTAGGCGAGCTCCTCCGTGGCCAGCATCAGAGGGCGGTTGGCGAAGATGGTGTCGTGAGTTTTCATCACTTGCTTTGCGAATTCGGCGGAGGAGGCGATGAGGAAGTGGAGCTCGCCGAGCTGGAGGTGCATCAGGGGGCCGTGTTTGGCGGCGAGGGAGCGGAAGAGGCGGTGGGGGCCGGAGGAGGCGCGGAGCATGAGGTGGAGGTTGCCGATGAGAGGGAGGGGTTTGGGGCCGGGGATGTGTGAGTAACTCTTTGTTGATTTTGAGATTGTTTGAGATTTTAGAAAtatgaagaggaagaggaggaaggaAAGAAGAGGGATGAGAGTTGAAGGGATGAGAGTTGAAGGGATGTCTATCTCCATGATTTACAATTTCTCTACTTTCCTATGTGAAGTTGTTAGTACTCTCCTTATATGAGCTTTTAGATGTCTAACTtgtgaaatactccctccataccTTAATAATTATCTACTCTGattccggcacgagttttaaaatatataaaggaAAGTAGGTTacaaaagttagtagaatatgaatctcattattatagtaattttatagtagaatttagaatctacttaccatttatggtaaaagtggaAGTGGATAACTAATATGGACCAATAAAAATGGCAAAAGTATaggggacgaagagagtactatagctttaaatagtactcccttcgtcccataatagatatcacactttcttttttagtttgtcccataaaaaatgtcacatttccattttttaaaaaagttctCTGTCACattaatatacaaattatattttctctctttatctaacaaacaaaacaaaacctcctaaaattttgtgtcgtcccacaagtgtgacatcttttgtgggacggagagagttgtatattcaaatatatttatattttattttaattatgtaaataaaCATATCAAAATCAATCATAACACATTAATATACATAGTACTTTTccaaaaagaaattaatattaatatgagTAATTTTTCTTGATTGATCATACATTTCCTATTGTACTCTTTTCATATGATTTGTTTagcttaaatttaaatatttatttattactcctatgAATTTAGGTTCCTTAAAAATGAATCATAAAatagttaattttcattattAGTTTTTAATATGATTAGCCCTATAGACTAAGCCGGAACTATATTTAGCATTaggatttaaaatttttaaccTTCATATAATTAAATCCAGTCAGCCGCCAAATTGGGCTAACGTGAAGTCAAGGTCGTATCTCATTTTAAAATGACAAATGGTTTGAACATTAACAATAATCCAACGCAATTATTGAAGTTTCGTCTATATAATATAATTAGACCCACTATCACCGAAAGAAAACAGATCTGAAATGGAAAGATGCGGTCAAACTGTAGTATCCCATTATTTAGGTGTCCTTACATCATACTCCCTCCTTTAACTTAAAATTTAGCGCCATTTGATCTGACaagggttttaaaaaatgtaatagaaaatgaattaaaaagtaAGTGgtatgtgagtcctacttttatatattaattttaaaataaaatgtgagtgaaaatgagttagtggaatgtagggtccactaccaaaaatggtaaaagtgaaagctgacaaatttttaagacaggcgaaaaaggaaatatgtgacaaattttcagggacggagggagtagtatttagattacttttattaatttcaaTGTGTTATACTCACTCCGTTCCACTAAATAtgactcactttcttttttgggtttgtcccaactaagatgactcgttactaaaaatggaaacacctttcactctactttattccttctctcttactttactctctccacttcacacaaaaaataaagttgcatacaTTTCCGTACCGTCCAAAGAAGGGGTTATTTTCTTTGGGACAGAGTAAGTAAGTAATTTTGATAGAATAAGATAGCTACCTTTTTTAAcataaattaattttgtatttaaaaaaaaattacctcACTTATGATTATTACTACAAAAGTTGTTTTAATTTGTTCGTAGTTGTCTATAATACTTTTGGATCTAAGTTTACTTGAGATCTCAGTAAGCGATAGTGATACTGGTAAAACTTTatcttatttataaaaaatcttACTCCATGTTTTTAGGCCCAGTATATTAGTGTTACGAAGAGGCAGCAATCACCGAAAGCCCATTAATGCAGGCCCAATATCCATCAATATAAAATACGGGCCCGTTGAAGATATTGTACATTACCTTCTGTACTTTTTAGATATTAAATGTTAACAATATTACATTTATGAATAATGACGGATCCAAGAACTAAATATCGTGGGGTCGAacgaaataataatagtactatttaaaataactatttaaattattatttttataaatatatattttaatttatataattattctgAGTACCGATAGTATACAAACAAcatgtttaatttttttgggatattGACGCC from Salvia splendens isolate huo1 chromosome 15, SspV2, whole genome shotgun sequence encodes the following:
- the LOC121766419 gene encoding salviol synthase-like; amino-acid sequence: MEIDIPSTLIPSTLIPLLSFLLFLFIFLKSQTISKSTKSYSHIPGPKPLPLIGNLHLMLRASSGPHRLFRSLAAKHGPLMHLQLGELHFLIASSAEFAKQVMKTHDTIFANRPLMLATEELAYNSSGITFSPHGDHWRRLRKICTVELLSARHVRSFRRIREEEVTIMCNWIASREGSTIDLSERLYMSSYDVIVRAAVNKAKTEQREMMISILMEIIKLTSGFMLADLYPSVKSLPLITGARFKIRGMRRKLDEVLDGMIEQQRAAADDGDDEAKFEGFLDILLRFEKDGTLTTDNLKAVLLDMFIAGTDTSATTIEWAMSELIKNHSKLIKAQQEVRRVFDNEGSRIDEDKFHELKYLKLIIKETLRLHPPAPLLIPKVNSQRCEINGYEIPAGTRVIVNGWALGRDPEYWNDPEKFMPERFEESSHDFNGSNLEYIPFGAGRRICPGMLFGLANVELPLAMLLYHFDWEMPNRMKYEELDMAEGFGATVHRKHHLCLIPIVKRPL